The DNA sequence GCAGGTGTCGAAGAAGACGTTGTCCAGCAGCGCCTCGGGATCCGGCCTGCCCAGCGCCATCGCCAGACCGCGGAACCGGCCCCAGTGGTAGGGCACCGCACCCCCGCCGTGCGGGATCACGAACCGCAGGGTCGGGAAGTCGGCGAACAGGTCGCCCTGGAGCAGCTGCATGAACGCCGTGGTGTCGGCGTTGAGGTAGTGGGCGCCCGTGGTGTGGAAGGCCGGGTTGCACGACGTACTGACGTGGATCATGGCCGGGACGTCGTACTCGGTCATCGCCTCGTACAGCGGGTACCAGCTGCGGTCGGTCAGGGGCGGCGCGGTCCACTTGCCCCCCGACGGATCGGGGTTGAGGTTGACCGCCACCGCGCCGAGCTCCTCGACCGCGCGGCGCAGCTCGGGCAGGCAGGTCGCCGGATCGACCCCCGGCGACTGCGGCAGCATCGCGCCCATCGCGAAGCGGGTGGGGTAGAGCGTGCTGACGCGGTGGACCAGGTCGTTGCAGATCCGCGCCCACGTCGAGGAGACGGCGAAGTCGCCGATGTGGTGGGCCATGAAACTGGCCCGGGGGGAGAAGACCGTCAGGTCGCAGCCGCGTGCGTCCATGAGCCGCAGCTGGTTGTCCTCGATCGCGTGGCGCAGGTCGTCGTCGGTGATGACCAGGTCGTCGGGGTGGGGTGCGTCCCGGGGCGCTCCGACCGCCGCGACCTGGCGGTCCCGCCAGCGGGCGAGTTGCGGCGGTGCGGTGGTGAAGTGTCCGTGGCAGTCGATGATCATGTGCGTGCTCCAGGTGGTGTGGTCGGGGTCAGCCCGAGGAGCCGGCCGGCCAGCCCGTGTACTGCTCGGCGAGGTACGTGCGCCCGGCGCGGGTGCCCACCACGTTGTCGAGCTCGCCGAGCTGGCGCCGCAGGTCGAAGGGGGTTGCTCCGGGCTCCGTGTGCAGCAGCCGGGTCATCCAGGAGGAGAAGTTCTGCGCCCGCCAGATCCGCTGGAGGGCCCGCGGCTGGTAGTCGTCCAGAGCGGCCTCGCCCGCGCCGCCGAGCGCCTTCAGTAGCACGTCGGCGAGTACCTTCACGTCGTGCAGCGCGAGGTTGAGCCCGCGGGCACCGGTCGGCGGCACGGTGTGCGCGGCGTCGCCCGCCAGGGCCATGGACCCCCAGCGCATCGGCTCCTGGACGAACGAACGGAACCGCAGCACCGTCTTCTCCAGGACCGGCCCCTCATGGAGGCGGAAGCCGTCCCGGCCGGCCACGCGGGCCTGGAGCGTCTCCCAGATGCGGTCGTCCGGCCAGTCGTCGGCGGACGCCCGGGGGTCGCACTGGAAGTACATCCGCTGCACGCTCTCGGTGCGCTGGCTGATGAGCGCGAAACCGTGCTCGGAGTGGGCGTAGACCAGCTCGGGCGCGCTCGTCGGCGCCTCGGCCAGGATGCCGAACCACGCGAAGGGATACTCCTTGCCGTAGCGCACCCGCCGCTCCTCGGGCACCAGATCGCGGCACATGCCGCGCGAGCCGTCCGCGCCGACCACGTACCGGGCCCGGATCTCGTGGCGGGCGCCGTCCGGTGCGGTGAAGCGGACCCGGGGAGCGCTGGTGGTGACGTCGTGGACCTCGGTGTCCCTGATCCCGAAATGGACCGTGCCACCGTCGCGGGCCCGGGCATCGGCCAGATCGACGAACACGTCGGTCTGCGGGTAGAGCCACGCCGAGGCGCCCACGAGCTCCTTGAAGTGGATGCGGTGCGGCCGGCCGCCGAAGCGGAGCTCGATGCCCTCGTGTTCGTGGCCCTCGCGCAGGATCCGGTCGCCGACTCCGGTCTCGACCAGGTCGCGGGCCGCACCGGCCTCGAGGATGCCCGCCCGCTGCGTCGTCTCGATCTCGTGGCGGGAGCGGACGTCGACCACGATCGCCTCGACTCCCGCCCGCCCGAGCAGGTGCGCCAGCATCAGGCCGGCCGGACCGGCCCCGATGACGGCGACGGGTACCGAGGCAACGGTGTCGACGGGGGCTTCGGCCATGGCATCTCCTGAGCGGCTGCGAACGTTCCGGACACCCCGAACGTTGGCAGCCGGAGCCCGTGCCGGTCGCCGGTGTTTCCGCCAGGCGGAAGCCCCTCCGGCGTCAGTCCGCCGTGCGGGCCCGCCGGCCGAGCTCGTCGGAGATCGCGTACGCCGCCCTGAGCAGCGGTTCCCGAAGTCCCCGCGCATGGTTCGCACTACGCGCCGCCACGACGATCCCCAGGGCGGCGCTGACGGGCCCGGTCCGGCCGATCCGCACGGGCGCGGCCACCGCGACCGTGTCCTCGGAGAGCTGCCGGTCGCTGACGAAGACCTGCTCGCGGCGGATGACGTCCAGCTGGGCGCGCAGCGTCTTCGGATCCGTGACGGTGTGCGGGGTCCAGGACCGCAACGGCGCCTCCAGGACCTCCTCCTGGATCTCCCGCGGGGCGTGCGCCAACAGCACCCGGCCCATTCCGGTGGAACCGATGGGGAAGCGGCTCCCGACCATCGTCAGCAGCCGCACCGACCGGTGCCCGGCGATCCGTTCCACGAACACGAGCTCCAGGCCCTCGCGCACCGCGAGCTGGATGTTCTCGTGCGTCGCCTCGTAGAGGTCCTGCATGAACGGCAGGGCGGTGTCCCGGAGGATCTGGGTACGCGGGCAACCGGAGGCGATCTCCCAGAGCCTCAGCCCGACGTGCCACGACCCGTCCTCGACCCGTTCCAGAGCCCCCCACGCCGCGAGCTCCGCCACCACGCGGTGGGTGGTGCTGAGGGCCAGACCCGTCCGCTGGGCGATCTCCGACAGGGTCTGCGACGGGTGTTCGCGGTCGAAGGCCGACAGGACGAGAAGGACCTTTCCGGCCGCGGTGTTCCGGGTTGTGCTCACGCGGTCAGTCTCGCAGACCCGTCTCGAGCCCCCCCCGGTCCGCCGTACCATCTGCCGGACACCAAGGAGGAGACGTGGACCAAGAGATCTCCGGGCTGTCCTCGATGGCGACGCGGCCCGTACTCGCCGAGCTCACCGAACACATCCGGCGCGCCGAAGGGCTCGCGGTGCGCTTCGATTCCGCGGGTGGCGTCGAGATCGCGCGGCGGGTGCGCGCGGGCGCCGAGTCCGACGTGCTCGTGCTCGCGGAGGAGGCGCTGGCCGGGCTGGCCGACGAGGGGTACGTCCTCGGTGATTCGCTGCGCCCGCTGTGGGTCTCGCAGGTCGTCGCCGCGGTGCCGCAGGGGACACCGGTCCCGGCACTGCGCTCCGAATCCGACCTGCGGGCCGTGCTGCTGTCGGCGAAGCGGATCGCCTACTCCACGGGCCCCAGCGGTACGGCCCTCGTCGGACTGATCACCCGGCTGGACCTCGCCGGCGCACTGGGGGACCGGCTCGTCCAGGCGCCACCGGGGGTGCCCGCGGGCAGCCTGCTCTCGTCCGGCCGGGCGGATCTGGCCTTCCAGCAGCACAGCGAGCTGATGGACCTGCCGGGCGTCGTCGTGGCCGGCCCGCTGCCGGGCGAGCACGCGATCAGCTCGACGTTCTGCGGGGGAGTCCTGGCCGTCTCCTCCCGGCCGGACCGTGCCCGCGCAGTCCTCGACTTCCTCGGCTCCGGCCCGGCGTGGAAGACCGCCCGCGCCAAGGGCATGCGGGCCTTCGCGGACCAGTGATCAGTCCGCCGGCGAGCAGGGCGGGTGGGGTCGGACGTGGGCGATGACGAGCGCGACGTCATCGGTGGCGTCGGCGTGGCGCAGGGCGGACAGGAGCCGGTCGCAGGTTGCCTCGGGGGAGAGACCGGGATCGGCGAGGAGGCGCAGGAGCAGGTCGAGGCGGTCGCCCAGAGCGGCGTCGCGGGTTTCGACGAGGCCGTCGGTGTACAGGACCAGCCGGTCTCCGGGCGACAGGTCGAGGGCGGTGGTCTCGAAGTCGGCGTCGCCGAGGCCGCCCGTGCCGAGCGGCACCCCGACGGGAAGGTCCAGCAACTCGGGGGCCCGCCCCGACCGGATCACCACGGGTGGCGGGTGGCCGGCGAGCGCGACGCGGCAACGGGAACGGTGCGGGTCCCAGGTGGCGTAGACGCAGGTCGCCATGGTCCCGTCGAGTTCGGCGGTGATGTGGTCGAGGTGGCGCAGGACCCGGGCCGGGGCGAGGCCGAGGTCGGCCAGGGTGCGGGTGGCCGTGCGCAGTTGTCCCATGGTGGCGGCGGCGTGGACACCGTGCCCCATGACGTCGCCGACCACGAGAGCGGTCTTGTCCTTGGGCTGGGGGATCGCGTCGAACCAGTCGCCGCCGATGCCGCTGGCCGCTGCCGCCGGCTCGTAGCGGTAGGCGATCTGGAGGCCCGCGGACCGGGGCGGAGGGTGGGGGAGGAGATGGCGCTGGAGGGTCAGGGCGGTGTCGGCGGCGTGCTGGTACCAGCGGGCGTTGTCGATGGCGATGGCGGCGCGGGTGGCCAGCTCGCCGGCCAGGGTGACGTCGTCGTGGTCGAAGGGGAGCGGATTGCGGGTGCGCAGGAGTCCGAGGGCTCCGAGGACCTGTCCGCGGGCCGTCAGCGGTACGGCCAGGTAGGAGTGCGCGCCCTCCTGGGCGAGGAGCTCGGCGGAGGCGTCGTCGCGCGCGATGCGCCCCAGGTCCCGGGCGGTGGTGCGCGGCACCAGGACGGGGCGCCCGGTGCTCACGCAGTGGGTGACCAGGCGCTCCGCCGGATACGTGGTGCGCTCGCCCACCGGGTCGGCGGCACGGAGCGCGTCCGTCTCGTACGCCGCCGCGACGGCCAGGGCCATGAAGAGGGGTTTCGTACCGGGGCCGGGCGCCGTGGCCGCACTGCCTTCCAGGGCGGAGTCGAGTACGTCGACCGAGGCGAGGTCGGCCAGGTCGGTCACGACGAGGCCGGCGAGCTCGCGGGCCGTGCGTTCCAGGTCGAGGGTGGTGCCGACGGCCACCGACGCCCGGGCGATGAGGTCCAGGCGCCTGCGGGCCTCGGCGGCCTCTTCGGCCGCGCGGTAGCTGTCGGTGACGTCCACCACCACGAGGGCAACACCGATCACCCGCCCGCGGGGGTCCTCCAGCCTGTAGTACGAGCCCGACCAGGCGTGGTCCCGGCCCGGATCGGCGGGAGTACGGCCGACGCCGTACTGGTCCAGCAGCGGCGTGCCGGTGTCCAGGACCTGGCGCATGGAGGCCTCGATCACGTCGGTGTCCAGGAACGGCAATGCCTCCCGGGGCGTACGGCCCAGATGCTCCTCGGCCGGCAGGCCGTTGATCCGCACCAGCATCGGATTGATCAAGACGTAGCGCAGGTCGGTGTCCAGCACGGCCAGCCCGAGCGGTGACTGCGCCACCAGCGGCACCGAAAGCGCGAGGTCGCGCTCCACGCCCCGCAGGACGGTCTCGTCGCAGGCGATCCCCAGGGCGTAGACGCCGCCGTCCTCGTCCTGCAGCCGCATGTTGCGGAATTCCACCAGCCGCGTGGAGCCGTCCTTGTGCCGCACGGGGAAGACGCCCGCCCAGGTGCCGCCCCCGGCCATGACCTTGGCGAACAGTTCGAGGACCAGGCCGACGTACTCGTCGGCGACCAGCAGCTTCGCCGCGTGGCTGCCCAGCGCCTCCTCGGCCGACCAGCCGAACAGCTCCTGAGCCTGAGGGCTCCACAAGGTGATCCGGCCCCCGGTGTCCAGGACCACCGCGGCCACGCTCAGTATGTCCAGGAGACCTCCGGGCTCGGAGGGAACGACTCTCACCGGGCCGGGGCCGGCCCGGGACGCCTCGGTCGTGACCATGGCCGACCTCCTTCACCGGTGCGGCGGGCCCCGGAGCCGGAGATCCAGCCCCTCACAGGCCCGGAAGCGCTCCTCTCATCCTCCCCCCGCCCGATCCGGTCGGCAGTCCTGGCAAGCGGGACAGGCGTTCTCGTGGTGCGAGCGCGACTGTGCGTGTAGCGTCAGCTGCAGCTGTCATGGTTCCGAAGTACCGGTCGCCCGTGAGTGCACCTTTCACGGGCGATTTTGCTGTTCACAGTCTCTGAGGACCAGGGCGATCACCTCCGGCTCCCGCATGGTGCGGGACCGGTTTCTAGTCCTTTGGAGGACACATGGCCACCGGAACCGTGAAGTGGTTCAACTCGGAAAAGGGCTTCGGCTTCATCGAGCAGGAGGGTGGCGGCCCGGACGTCTTCGCCCACTACTCGAACATCGCCGCTCAGGGCTTCCGTGAGCTCCAGGAGGGCCAGAAGGTGAACTTCGACGTCACCCAGGGCCAGAAGGGCCCCCAGGCGGAGAACATCACCCCCGCCTGAGGCTCACCTCCTCATAGCGGGCGCGCCGCGGTAACAGCGGGCGCCGCTGTATGACAGCCCGGCCGGCACGGTGTGCCGGCCGGGCTTTCGTTTGGCCCGAAGTCCGACGGATGGACCTTGCGTCGCCACCCGCGCCCGAAAACCAGTGGACCCGTGCTCCCGTGGGCCGTTAGCGTGCTCCCGCCCGCAGTCGCCCCGGCAAGGACGTGCCGTTGTACACCAAGTGAGACACCCCGAGCGCTGAACCGTCGCGCGTCGCACCCGTGCGCCGCGCTCCTTTCCGCTGCGGTCTTCTCACTGGAACCGGTGTATCTCCATGTCCCGAACCCGGGTGGTCGTTCCCACCTGCCTGCCGATCGTTCTCCGCCGTTGCCACAGGTGCCCTTCCGGGCGCTTCCGGGTGCACGGCGACCTCCTTGTCAACGCGCACCACAAGCTCCTCGACGCCTGGCTCCGCGACCCGGCCGCCTCGGGCCGAAGCGACCGGCCGGCCTGGCAGTCGCCGTACGGTCCGCCGTCGCACCGGGCGCACCGCGGCCGGTGGGCCCCCGTGCCGGGGGTGGCCCATCCCCGGTCCTCCTTGCCGCGCGAGTACCTGTGCGGCCGGTGCGACTGATCGTCGAAGGTCCTGGCTGTACTTCTCGCCCGAGGCGGTGGCGCCGAAGACCTGCGGGGTCCACCGCCTCGGGCCGGTTCCGGTGCACCGTATGGGAATCCGAGTGGCCGGGAACACCGGTCGTCGTGCTCCTCGAACGATAGGTTGCCCGCCATGACTGATCTTGGACCCGTCACTTGGCCACCTGACCCGATACGGACCGAGCGGCTCGTGCTCCGCGTTTCCGAGGCCCGGGACCGTGCCGCGTTCATCGAGCTGTTCGCCTTGCCGGAGGTGCGCACCTACCTGGGCGGCCCTCGACCGCGTGATGAACTCGAACGCGCGGTGCCTGAGGTGCCCGGGCGGCGACCCGGCGTTTTCGTGATCGATCTCGACGGAGAGATGATCGGCACGGTATCGCTCGATCGGCGCGACGCAGACCGTCCGGGGCGCCTTCGCCCCGATGGCGGCGAGGCCGAACTCGGCTACATGCTGCTGCCCGGAGCATGGGGACGCGGGTACGCCGCCGAGGCGTGCGCGGCGGCACTCGACTGGCTCGCCGACGCGCTTCCCGGCGAGCGGGTGGTGCTCTGCACCCAAACGGCCAACGACCGCTCGATGCGTCTCGCGGCGAAGCTGGGGTTCACTGAGCTGGAGCGGTTCGAGGAGTACGGCGCCGAGCAGTGGTTCGGCGTGTGGTCCTCGGCCTTGCCGCCCGGTTGAGCTCGTGCTCGACGGCGCGGGTCCGCGAGACCACCGATCGCCGGCCGGGAGGCCGTGTGCGCCACGGCCTCGCCGGAGGAGGGCCGCCGCGGTCCCTCGTACGGCGCGAGTAACATGTACAACTCATGCCGATGTAGTGTCGGCCGGCCCCGGGTGACGCCCCCGGCGGCCGCCGGCGGGGCGGCCCGTCACCCGGTGTTCGCCGTGGATTTTCGCCCTCGCGGTTGCGGGCGGGGCGCCTCATCGTCGCCCCCCGCGAGTCCACCCTCGAGCTCGCCGACCACGTCGCGCTGATGGACGGCGGCCGGATCACCGACATCGGCACACCGGCCGAACTGCGCGCCCGCTCGGCCCTCTTCCGGTCCCCGCTGTCCACCTCGGACCGTCCGGAAGACACCGATGCCCACTCGCCCGCTTCTACGATCCGGCCTCCGGAACCGTCCGCGTCGACGGCCACGACCTGCGCGAACTCGACCTGACGGACTACCGGCGCCGACTGGGCATCGTCCCGCAGGAGCCGCACCTGTTCGGCGGCAGTGTCCGCGACGCCATCGCCTACGGACGCCCCGAGGCGAGCGACACGGAGGTGGAGGCGGCGGCCCGGGCCGTCGGAGCCCACGAGATGGTGGCCACGCCCGCGCACGGGTACCTCACGCAGATCGGGGAACGCGGACGCGGCCTCTCCTCGGGCCAGCGCCAGCTGCTCGCCCTCGCCCGGGCCGAACTCGTCGACCCCGACATCCTGTTGCTCGACGAGGCGACCGCAGCGCTCGACCTCGCCACCGAACGGCGATGGCGTACCGGTGACGGACGGAAGTCCACGTCACCTCGGGCAAGGAGAACCCGATCGGTCCCGCACGCGGCAGAAAGATCGTGAACGTTCACGTGATCGTCAAGAAGTGCCCGCCGGGGCCGGACCGGGACCACCGCACGGGTGGTCCCGGCCGGGCGGGCAGCGGCGGGAGGTCGGGCGCCGCGCCGGCTACCGCCAGACGACGGCGCGCCAGCGGACCGGCCAGCTCCTCGAACTGCCCACGTCAGCCGCGACGTTCCCGCTCGCGTTGATCGCGAGCGGCTGGGTCGTGTCGATGCCGGCGGGAAGGGGAAGGGCGGTGACCCGCCCCCGTGGGTCCCATGTCACGGCACGCTCGTCGGAGGTGCCGACGCCGGTCCCCGCGTCGTTGATCCCGTTGACGAAGACCCGGCCCGTGCCGGGCAGCACCTCGAGTTCGGTGGTGTCGTTTCCGTCCCACCTCACGGCATGGTCCTTGACGTTCCCGACGACGACGTCGGAGTTGTTGACGCTCACGGACCGCGCGCCGATCCCCTGCGACGGCAGGGCCTCGAACCTCTTCCCGCGCGGGGCGCGGACGGCCTTCCACTCCCCGGCCCCGTCGGTCGCCCGGCCGATCACCGTGCCGCGGTCGTTGATCGCGGCCGGCTCGCTGTACGAGCCCCCGAGCGAGCCGAGATCGTGGACACGGCCCGCTGTGTCCCAGCGCACGGCCCGGGTCTTCTCGCCCGGCACGAACACGTGGCCGGCGATCTCTCCCCGCTTGTTGATCCCGGTGGCCACGCCCCCCTCAGCCCTGGCGGGCAGGCGCAGTACGGTCGCCCGGCCGTCCGCGCCCCAGCGCACCGGGCGCGTGCGCCCGGCCGTCGACAGACGCCCCACGGCGACGTGGGCGTCGTTGATGTCCTGGGCTTCGCCGTCGACGTAGCCCGGCGGTTCCTGGAGCCGGGTGAGGGCGCCCGACGCGTCCCAACGGGCGGCATGGCGCACGCCGTCCGCCGTGGCGGTGAAGCCGGCCACGGTGCCGTCCTCGACGATCTTGACCGCCTGCCCGCCCGAACCTCCGGAGACGGCCTGCAGGCGGGTGAGGGAGCCGTCGGCGCCCCACCGTACGAGGTAACCCTCCTCGTTCTCGTCCAGCGAGAGCCCCACGACGTCCCCGGCGTCGTTCATCGCCTGGGCCGAACTACTGGAATGGCCTGCCAGGAGCGGCAGTTCGTACATCGAGACGGCGACGCCGGAGGGCGCGGAGAGCGCGGAGGGCGCCACCATCACGGATAACATCGCGGAAACCACCACGGGTATCAAGAAGATCTCCCCTGTCTTCTCGGACTGACACGGCGCCGGACGCACCCGCCCACCCCTGTTGATCCCCCGGGCGGCGGGAACGGCACGACGCCCGAGCCCTGCCCCGACCGCGACACG is a window from the Streptomyces sp. NBC_01244 genome containing:
- a CDS encoding amidohydrolase family protein, with protein sequence MIIDCHGHFTTAPPQLARWRDRQVAAVGAPRDAPHPDDLVITDDDLRHAIEDNQLRLMDARGCDLTVFSPRASFMAHHIGDFAVSSTWARICNDLVHRVSTLYPTRFAMGAMLPQSPGVDPATCLPELRRAVEELGAVAVNLNPDPSGGKWTAPPLTDRSWYPLYEAMTEYDVPAMIHVSTSCNPAFHTTGAHYLNADTTAFMQLLQGDLFADFPTLRFVIPHGGGAVPYHWGRFRGLAMALGRPDPEALLDNVFFDTCVYHQPGIDLLTRVIPSRSLLFASEMIGAVRDVDPRTGHHFDDTKRYVEATPHLSDEERAAVYGGNALRVHPRLAARLVAAGH
- a CDS encoding GNAT family N-acetyltransferase; its protein translation is MTDLGPVTWPPDPIRTERLVLRVSEARDRAAFIELFALPEVRTYLGGPRPRDELERAVPEVPGRRPGVFVIDLDGEMIGTVSLDRRDADRPGRLRPDGGEAELGYMLLPGAWGRGYAAEACAAALDWLADALPGERVVLCTQTANDRSMRLAAKLGFTELERFEEYGAEQWFGVWSSALPPG
- a CDS encoding 4-hydroxybenzoate 3-monooxygenase, translated to MAEAPVDTVASVPVAVIGAGPAGLMLAHLLGRAGVEAIVVDVRSRHEIETTQRAGILEAGAARDLVETGVGDRILREGHEHEGIELRFGGRPHRIHFKELVGASAWLYPQTDVFVDLADARARDGGTVHFGIRDTEVHDVTTSAPRVRFTAPDGARHEIRARYVVGADGSRGMCRDLVPEERRVRYGKEYPFAWFGILAEAPTSAPELVYAHSEHGFALISQRTESVQRMYFQCDPRASADDWPDDRIWETLQARVAGRDGFRLHEGPVLEKTVLRFRSFVQEPMRWGSMALAGDAAHTVPPTGARGLNLALHDVKVLADVLLKALGGAGEAALDDYQPRALQRIWRAQNFSSWMTRLLHTEPGATPFDLRRQLGELDNVVGTRAGRTYLAEQYTGWPAGSSG
- a CDS encoding IclR family transcriptional regulator — protein: MSTTRNTAAGKVLLVLSAFDREHPSQTLSEIAQRTGLALSTTHRVVAELAAWGALERVEDGSWHVGLRLWEIASGCPRTQILRDTALPFMQDLYEATHENIQLAVREGLELVFVERIAGHRSVRLLTMVGSRFPIGSTGMGRVLLAHAPREIQEEVLEAPLRSWTPHTVTDPKTLRAQLDVIRREQVFVSDRQLSEDTVAVAAPVRIGRTGPVSAALGIVVAARSANHARGLREPLLRAAYAISDELGRRARTAD
- a CDS encoding cold-shock protein, coding for MATGTVKWFNSEKGFGFIEQEGGGPDVFAHYSNIAAQGFRELQEGQKVNFDVTQGQKGPQAENITPA
- a CDS encoding SpoIIE family protein phosphatase, which produces MVTTEASRAGPGPVRVVPSEPGGLLDILSVAAVVLDTGGRITLWSPQAQELFGWSAEEALGSHAAKLLVADEYVGLVLELFAKVMAGGGTWAGVFPVRHKDGSTRLVEFRNMRLQDEDGGVYALGIACDETVLRGVERDLALSVPLVAQSPLGLAVLDTDLRYVLINPMLVRINGLPAEEHLGRTPREALPFLDTDVIEASMRQVLDTGTPLLDQYGVGRTPADPGRDHAWSGSYYRLEDPRGRVIGVALVVVDVTDSYRAAEEAAEARRRLDLIARASVAVGTTLDLERTARELAGLVVTDLADLASVDVLDSALEGSAATAPGPGTKPLFMALAVAAAYETDALRAADPVGERTTYPAERLVTHCVSTGRPVLVPRTTARDLGRIARDDASAELLAQEGAHSYLAVPLTARGQVLGALGLLRTRNPLPFDHDDVTLAGELATRAAIAIDNARWYQHAADTALTLQRHLLPHPPPRSAGLQIAYRYEPAAAASGIGGDWFDAIPQPKDKTALVVGDVMGHGVHAAATMGQLRTATRTLADLGLAPARVLRHLDHITAELDGTMATCVYATWDPHRSRCRVALAGHPPPVVIRSGRAPELLDLPVGVPLGTGGLGDADFETTALDLSPGDRLVLYTDGLVETRDAALGDRLDLLLRLLADPGLSPEATCDRLLSALRHADATDDVALVIAHVRPHPPCSPAD
- a CDS encoding substrate-binding domain-containing protein, whose product is MDQEISGLSSMATRPVLAELTEHIRRAEGLAVRFDSAGGVEIARRVRAGAESDVLVLAEEALAGLADEGYVLGDSLRPLWVSQVVAAVPQGTPVPALRSESDLRAVLLSAKRIAYSTGPSGTALVGLITRLDLAGALGDRLVQAPPGVPAGSLLSSGRADLAFQQHSELMDLPGVVVAGPLPGEHAISSTFCGGVLAVSSRPDRARAVLDFLGSGPAWKTARAKGMRAFADQ